One genomic window of Quercus lobata isolate SW786 chromosome 9, ValleyOak3.0 Primary Assembly, whole genome shotgun sequence includes the following:
- the LOC115959835 gene encoding uncharacterized protein LOC115959835 isoform X2, whose translation MENEGSGAGGCSAGSIVWVRRRNGSWWPGKILGPEELDTSHLTSPRSGTPVKLLGREDASVDWYNLEKSKRVKAFRCGEFDDCIEKAESSQGMPIKKREKYARREDAILHALELEKQMLEKQGKLGIESDRMNSKSSGGMKKGFVASSENFGDDNGKLENSNSHQFPSGLETYHKDKTIFGPISSRKAKDGNQLSGDDDHSEIIPRMRGLQDFGLRIAPPKRRLSPSAASNGSRKPTTDNHADALPSGGDLSMGNASHANGVEQMGVAFRAKRSRCVYLETEHSGSLDYLDYNETSPNQNEMSASQFGVGNYHTHPGSLIEEHSSGFTEDVETDSSETDSSESESDSSATEPDMDEEMAMLSEAEWNTRGSISTEEHDESAFSGDMSHLYHHDHVSANEAVSKWKLKGKRNTRNLTKRSADTSDGKGSIHGTYPEERGSGLSQRTLRQHLSLRRDEDFDYSVDEDDIIEKDFGTQRVKVDGRDSLVSRAASRGRHSVDHNIFDWDYTWEDQPAFKGYWGMKGERFDAYFDDNRQFGGRSRSMLVNVDLKVQGGYQKAPVPIVSLMSKLNGKAIIGHPIQIEALEDGSAETLLSTVDDFDNEVFNNENTALQPAWRTARRTANVRVPRPHLSSALDGDEAPNDVPFLDQERKVPFKKLNAGSSSHKSILERSSLPHIPRPPTEKKVLKKQPKKGSLSASQKTRTLSSIATEQNVSIKPINDSNSYQVDRLIKAESSGPTTVACIPVKLVFSRLLEKINRPPSKAASNAVLLNSDVVRNQS comes from the exons ATGGAGAATGAGGGATCAGGTGCGGGAGGGTGCAGCGCTGGATCGATCGTTTGGGTTCGGAGGAGAAACGGGTCGTGGTGGCCCGGGAAGATACTTGGACCCGAAGAGCTCGACACTTCGCATCTCACCTCCCCTCGCTCTGGGACTCCCGTCAAGCTCCTCGGAAGGGAGGATGCCAGCGt GGATTGGTACAATTTAGAGAAATCCAAGCGTGTGAAGGCATTTAGGTGTGGTGAGTTTGATGATTGTATTGAAAAAGCTGAATCCTCACAGGGCATGCCgataaagaaaagagagaaatatgcACGTCGAGAAGATGCTATTCTTCATGCTCTTGAACTTGAGAAGCAAATGTTagaaaaacaaggaaaattAGGCATAGAATCTGACCGCATGAACAGTAAATCATCTGGTGGTATGAAAAAGGGGTTTGTTGCTTCTTCCGAAAATTTTGGGGATGATAATGGAAAACTTGAAAATTCCAATTCACATCAGTTTCCTAGCGGGCTTGAAACATATCATAAGGACAAGACTATATTTGGTCCTATTTCTTCAAGGAAAGCCAAAGATGGAAATCAACTCAGTGGTGATGATGATCATTCTGAAATCATTCCTCGGATGAGAGGCTTGCAGGATTTTGGCCTGAGGATTGCCCCTCCCAAGCGGAGGCTTTCACCTTCTGCTGCTTCCAATGGTTCTCGGAAACCTACAACTGATAATCATGCTGATGCGCTTCCTAGTGGTGGTGATCTTAGCATGGGAAATGCAAGTCATGCAAATG GAGTGGAGCAGATGGGAGTTGCTTTCCGAGCAAAGAGGAGCAGATGTGTGTACCTGGAAACAGAGCATAGTGGTTCTTTGGATTACTTGGATTACAATGAAACTTCTCCAAACCAGAATGAGATGTCTGCTTCCCAGTTTGGGGTGGGTAACTATCATACTCATCCTGGTTCTTTGATTGAAGAGCACTCCTCTGGTTTTACAGAAGATGTTGAAACTGATTCTTCTGAAACTGATTCTTCCGAGTCTGAGTCTGATTCTTCTGCAACTGAACCAGATATGGATGAAGAAATGGCTATGCTATCAG AAGCAGAATGGAATACTCGGGGAAGCATTAGCACTGAGGAGCACGATGAGTCAGCATTTTCTGGAGACATGTCTCACCTTTATCACCATGACCATGTTTCTGCTAATGAAGCTGTGTCCAAATGGAAATTGAAAGGCAAAAGGAATACTCGAAATCTTACAAAAAGGTCTGCGGATACAAGTGATGGAAAAGGTTCCATTCATGGAACATATCCTGAAGAGAGGGGAAGTGGTTTGAGCCAACGGACATTGAGGCAGCATTTGAGTCTCCGTAGAGATGAAGATTTTGATTATAGTGTTGATGAGGATGATATaattgaaaaggattttgggACTCAGAGGGTTAAAGTGGATGGTAGAGACTCCTTGGTATCAAGAGCTGCATCCAGGGGTCGACATAGTGTTGATCATAATATATTTGATTGGGACTACACATGGGAGGATCAGCCTGCTTTTAAAGGATATTGGGGCATGAAAGGGGAGCGTTTTGATGCATATTTTGATGACAACCGTCAATTTGGTGGGAGGTCAAGATCCATGTTAGTAAATGTGGATTTGAAGGTCCAAGGAGGCTATCAAAAAGCGCCCGTGCCTATTGTTTCTCTGATGAGCAAGCTAAATGGGAAGGCAATTATAGGGCACCCAATTCAAATTGAAGCCCTAGAAGATGGTTCAGCTGAAACACTTCTTTCTACAGTTGATGATTTTGACAATGAAGTGTTTAACAATGAAAATACGGCACTTCAGCCAGCTTGGAGGACTGCAAGGAGGACAGCAAATGTTCGGGTTCCACGGCCTCATCTATCATCAGCATTGGATGGTGATGAAGCTCCCAATGATGTTCCTTTTTTAGATCAAGAAAGGAAAGTGccattcaagaaattaaatgcAGGCAGTTCTAGTCATAAGTCAATCCTGGAGAGGAGTAGCCTCCCTCACATTCCTCGGCCTCCAACTGAAAAGAAGGTTTTGAAAAAGCAGCCAAAAAAAGGAAGTTTGTCAGCTAGTCAGAAGACTAGAACTCTGTCTTCAATAGCTACTGAACAGAATGTTAGTATCAAGCCAATAAATGATAGCAACAGTTATCAAGTTGATAGGCTGATAAAGGCAGAGTCATCTGGGCCCACTACAGTAGCTTGCATACCTGTTAAATTAGTATTTAGTAGGTTACTTGAGAAGATAAATAGGCCGCCATCAAAAGCAGCTAGTAATGCGGTTTTGTTGAATAGTGATGTGGTGAGAAATCAGTCATAG
- the LOC115959835 gene encoding uncharacterized protein At1g51745 isoform X1, with amino-acid sequence MENEGSGAGGCSAGSIVWVRRRNGSWWPGKILGPEELDTSHLTSPRSGTPVKLLGREDASVDWYNLEKSKRVKAFRCGEFDDCIEKAESSQGMPIKKREKYARREDAILHALELEKQMLEKQGKLGIESDRMNSKSSGGMKKGFVASSENFGDDNGKLENSNSHQFPSGLETYHKDKTIFGPISSRKAKDGNQLSGDDDHSEIIPRMRGLQDFGLRIAPPKRRLSPSAASNGSRKPTTDNHADALPSGGDLSMGNASHANGKNPFDKRKRSNEGLTEEFFLRTRDKSRPLIQVLHSAKLGVPHTLQPDCGTVSTSISGVEQMGVAFRAKRSRCVYLETEHSGSLDYLDYNETSPNQNEMSASQFGVGNYHTHPGSLIEEHSSGFTEDVETDSSETDSSESESDSSATEPDMDEEMAMLSEAEWNTRGSISTEEHDESAFSGDMSHLYHHDHVSANEAVSKWKLKGKRNTRNLTKRSADTSDGKGSIHGTYPEERGSGLSQRTLRQHLSLRRDEDFDYSVDEDDIIEKDFGTQRVKVDGRDSLVSRAASRGRHSVDHNIFDWDYTWEDQPAFKGYWGMKGERFDAYFDDNRQFGGRSRSMLVNVDLKVQGGYQKAPVPIVSLMSKLNGKAIIGHPIQIEALEDGSAETLLSTVDDFDNEVFNNENTALQPAWRTARRTANVRVPRPHLSSALDGDEAPNDVPFLDQERKVPFKKLNAGSSSHKSILERSSLPHIPRPPTEKKVLKKQPKKGSLSASQKTRTLSSIATEQNVSIKPINDSNSYQVDRLIKAESSGPTTVACIPVKLVFSRLLEKINRPPSKAASNAVLLNSDVVRNQS; translated from the exons ATGGAGAATGAGGGATCAGGTGCGGGAGGGTGCAGCGCTGGATCGATCGTTTGGGTTCGGAGGAGAAACGGGTCGTGGTGGCCCGGGAAGATACTTGGACCCGAAGAGCTCGACACTTCGCATCTCACCTCCCCTCGCTCTGGGACTCCCGTCAAGCTCCTCGGAAGGGAGGATGCCAGCGt GGATTGGTACAATTTAGAGAAATCCAAGCGTGTGAAGGCATTTAGGTGTGGTGAGTTTGATGATTGTATTGAAAAAGCTGAATCCTCACAGGGCATGCCgataaagaaaagagagaaatatgcACGTCGAGAAGATGCTATTCTTCATGCTCTTGAACTTGAGAAGCAAATGTTagaaaaacaaggaaaattAGGCATAGAATCTGACCGCATGAACAGTAAATCATCTGGTGGTATGAAAAAGGGGTTTGTTGCTTCTTCCGAAAATTTTGGGGATGATAATGGAAAACTTGAAAATTCCAATTCACATCAGTTTCCTAGCGGGCTTGAAACATATCATAAGGACAAGACTATATTTGGTCCTATTTCTTCAAGGAAAGCCAAAGATGGAAATCAACTCAGTGGTGATGATGATCATTCTGAAATCATTCCTCGGATGAGAGGCTTGCAGGATTTTGGCCTGAGGATTGCCCCTCCCAAGCGGAGGCTTTCACCTTCTGCTGCTTCCAATGGTTCTCGGAAACCTACAACTGATAATCATGCTGATGCGCTTCCTAGTGGTGGTGATCTTAGCATGGGAAATGCAAGTCATGCAAATGGTAAAAATCCTTTTGACAAAAGGAAAAGATCAAATGAGGGGTTGACTGAGGAATTTTTTCTCAGGACACGTGATAAGAGCCGACCTCTTATTCAAGTTTTGCATAGTGCAAAATTAGGAGTCCCTCATACCTTGCAACCTGACTGTGGTACTGTTTCTACTTCTATTTCAGGAGTGGAGCAGATGGGAGTTGCTTTCCGAGCAAAGAGGAGCAGATGTGTGTACCTGGAAACAGAGCATAGTGGTTCTTTGGATTACTTGGATTACAATGAAACTTCTCCAAACCAGAATGAGATGTCTGCTTCCCAGTTTGGGGTGGGTAACTATCATACTCATCCTGGTTCTTTGATTGAAGAGCACTCCTCTGGTTTTACAGAAGATGTTGAAACTGATTCTTCTGAAACTGATTCTTCCGAGTCTGAGTCTGATTCTTCTGCAACTGAACCAGATATGGATGAAGAAATGGCTATGCTATCAG AAGCAGAATGGAATACTCGGGGAAGCATTAGCACTGAGGAGCACGATGAGTCAGCATTTTCTGGAGACATGTCTCACCTTTATCACCATGACCATGTTTCTGCTAATGAAGCTGTGTCCAAATGGAAATTGAAAGGCAAAAGGAATACTCGAAATCTTACAAAAAGGTCTGCGGATACAAGTGATGGAAAAGGTTCCATTCATGGAACATATCCTGAAGAGAGGGGAAGTGGTTTGAGCCAACGGACATTGAGGCAGCATTTGAGTCTCCGTAGAGATGAAGATTTTGATTATAGTGTTGATGAGGATGATATaattgaaaaggattttgggACTCAGAGGGTTAAAGTGGATGGTAGAGACTCCTTGGTATCAAGAGCTGCATCCAGGGGTCGACATAGTGTTGATCATAATATATTTGATTGGGACTACACATGGGAGGATCAGCCTGCTTTTAAAGGATATTGGGGCATGAAAGGGGAGCGTTTTGATGCATATTTTGATGACAACCGTCAATTTGGTGGGAGGTCAAGATCCATGTTAGTAAATGTGGATTTGAAGGTCCAAGGAGGCTATCAAAAAGCGCCCGTGCCTATTGTTTCTCTGATGAGCAAGCTAAATGGGAAGGCAATTATAGGGCACCCAATTCAAATTGAAGCCCTAGAAGATGGTTCAGCTGAAACACTTCTTTCTACAGTTGATGATTTTGACAATGAAGTGTTTAACAATGAAAATACGGCACTTCAGCCAGCTTGGAGGACTGCAAGGAGGACAGCAAATGTTCGGGTTCCACGGCCTCATCTATCATCAGCATTGGATGGTGATGAAGCTCCCAATGATGTTCCTTTTTTAGATCAAGAAAGGAAAGTGccattcaagaaattaaatgcAGGCAGTTCTAGTCATAAGTCAATCCTGGAGAGGAGTAGCCTCCCTCACATTCCTCGGCCTCCAACTGAAAAGAAGGTTTTGAAAAAGCAGCCAAAAAAAGGAAGTTTGTCAGCTAGTCAGAAGACTAGAACTCTGTCTTCAATAGCTACTGAACAGAATGTTAGTATCAAGCCAATAAATGATAGCAACAGTTATCAAGTTGATAGGCTGATAAAGGCAGAGTCATCTGGGCCCACTACAGTAGCTTGCATACCTGTTAAATTAGTATTTAGTAGGTTACTTGAGAAGATAAATAGGCCGCCATCAAAAGCAGCTAGTAATGCGGTTTTGTTGAATAGTGATGTGGTGAGAAATCAGTCATAG